Below is a genomic region from Dioscorea cayenensis subsp. rotundata cultivar TDr96_F1 chromosome 14, TDr96_F1_v2_PseudoChromosome.rev07_lg8_w22 25.fasta, whole genome shotgun sequence.
GATTAGTTAGGTATGGCTCATATACTAGATAAAAGACAGATGCTGGAGCGGAGCGGAGCGGAGCGGAGCGACATCATCTATCCAATTGGGGAGTTTCGCAGCAAGtggtaggggtgagcaaaaccgggtacccgatccggtttATAAAATCGGATCTGGTACCCGGTTTTTTGGATCGGCAAAAACTCGACCCATATCCTAttcggtttaaaccgggtacctAGAATCAGGTACCCGATTTAAACCAGATCGAATATCGGATATCCAGAtccgaatttaagttttatttactctatagattttctttatataacattatataaaagacaaatatgaaaaacttataacTTATAAAGAGCATCaaactcttatattattctccacacaacaaaagtcataacaaaaataataaagagttttatcaatcttagtcattaaaaagaaaaaatatcttCGAAAGCATCAAGTGtctcatcaataatgatcaTTGATTGCTAGAGTGAAGAGATTTGGATGGAGAGTAAAGAGAAAGAGACAGGTTGATGGCCGTTGGGGATCTGCGAGGCAGGaacttgggatttttttttttttttacttttaatctatgtagaatttaaatttattaatatatatatatatacacataactatataagtatataactctttaagcTATTAGATTAGgtatttggatatattttttgtttacttttagcccttgtaaattttaaatttattaatatatatataactcttaaaacATTTAGATGTGAGAGATTTggattttttcccttttttactttttagaccacataaaatttaaaattattatgtatctatatataagaatatactaaaaagtaaaaaccggatcggatttGGTTACCTGAATTTCAATTTCTCCCAACCCGGATCCGACCcggttttcatctaaaaaattcggATCAGATACCCGATCCTTTTTCTTAGATCGGGTATCCAAAAAATTCGGGTCAAAAAATTCAGATACcggatcggatcatcggatcTGGATTTTCTTGCTCACCCCTAGTAAGTGGGCAGGGGGTGCAGGGGCAACACCTCCGTGGTACAGTACAGGGTAAATTTGTAAATTGGACCGGGGGTTATATATGCATTGTATTTGTAACCCTAATTAATTCTTTCTtctgaattaataaaaaaggcATCTCGCCGAACCTTGTTAAATCTTTgtctctttttattcttgtgatTATTAGCGTGATTTTTCTCTCAACAGTATTCTTCATCTATTCTAGCAAGTTGCAATTATAGAGTTCATGAAATCTAGATAAAGTAAGCAATAGGGTGTCTAATGTGTGGATTATTGGATGATTACCTAAAGAGTTGTAAGGATGGTAAGTTTTAGAGTTTTGTTATTGAAATAGCATAAATCCCTCTTCAATTTCATCAGTCTTAGACAGGCATTTTAGAGTAAGAATTTGgagaaaagtaaaataaaaaaggtgtAAAATTTAACGTTAGATAAGTACTTGCAAAATTTCCTTTTTTATGCATCTTTATGAGATACAACCCTATTAGTGTAGATGTGGTAAATTGTATTTCTATATAGAACTTGAAGATTGATTGCcggttttttataattttagaggTTGAATGACgtaaaatgcaaaataagaaagttgttccTTAAATTAACTATTTGTTTCTGAAAtgacattttatttaaaaatatatgttgggATTAGATATGAAGTTAAAAACGATATGTGTGAATGTACTAGTTTGAAGAAATAGGTGGGCATtcaaattaattgatgttataaATTGAGCAGTACTCTAATCATTGTGGAATTTGGATATCATAGCGTTAAGATGGCTTTTGGTTGGGGATATATTAGATTCCTCATTGAATTTAGATATGTAAGGTTACCTCGTTTTGTTGCTAAGGGTGTAAATACTACATTCTTGGAATTTGAAACTCGGCCAATACTACTTGTAATATGATTACCAAGTCAATAGGTGGTAATGTGACAATATTATGGTTGAAATGTGAAATTGTTTAACCATTATACCCTCCAAATccaataaaatctcaaaaatatcaaccttgtaaaaaattcaaaaataaaaaaattgtatgtttttgttctttccacaaatatcttttatatgaaaatttatttactgGAATCTTTGGTccaatataagaaaacatttgagattaaatttttttttcaaatattatggtGGAGtaaacaatttatatttatttaaaataattaaaatttaattaattaatattaataaaatctaaatattataatatttaaaattacttttgtttaataataaaaaatattttttactaaaCAACCATGATACTTACATTAAAACATTATGAATTTTGGCATATTTAGCGCACATTAGATGAgagtattttagtaaaaaaaacaattaatactATAATTAAGATACCTAGTTAATCAAACATGAAACATGATAACGTTACATTACACAATCACATTTCTGCCTTGTCAATTAAGCAAAAATTGCACATATTCCCATCAATATGAGTCGAGAAACACATTCTTAGTAATTCTATTCTTGACCGGTAATGTAAGATTCAATGAACCAAaagtttctatttttcttagaagcaagattttgtgatttggaaaaatataGGCAAAGTTATCCATATTTGGGCGAGTAGAATAAAAGCTTGacctttttgcatttgtacccttataaaatatcatttttgtaATACTCTTGCTTATTGGCCTCTTAACTTTCATAGTATCATTAATGTCTTGAAATTTTTCTTGCATACCCATGaatattgaaacaaataaaatttctttcCAAATAAAGGACATGACAAAAAGCTTGATTTGGTGTAAGAACTAGAGTTTCTAGTAATTAGTCAGGTAATTAAGTAATGTCACATATAAATtctagtatatgtatatacatttttttaggtcaagtatatatatatataacgttaGATTTTGACACCTTAAATTTGCATTTTCACATATAAATtctagtatatgtatatacattttttttaggtcaagtatatatatacatataaatgttAGATTTTTGACAATTTCAAATTTACTTGTTTGACTATtgctacttatttatttatttctacaAATTATGTATTACCTATTTATTCCCTTAATtctctatttaattatttatcaactTTTGGTACTACtcttattgaattatttatttattcaattagttgataatatttgttaattatttgttgaattgctaagtctaataattattttgaaaataattggattatttttattgaaaataggtTCATGCAAAATTACTGTGTACCACTGCTTAGATaaagatttgaaaaatttatggattttattttgataaatatttgttacTTCTGCAACCTAATATATCTTATTTATAACTTTATTGATATTCTGGAAACtgaattattttgttataattatttatagtcTCTAAATAAACTATGGAATAATATTGTCGTTGGGGGTCAAACATTAACCATGTTGACATATATGCACCTCTGTAAAACAAATAGTTTGACACCATTCCTTCGGTGAAACAAAAACGATATCTAATAATTTGGCTTAGGTCAGTGAGGATCAATAATCAACTTTTGAAATGTTGATTCAAATCATCAAgtataaataaatgacctctgaATTTCTGTTTCGTTCATAGGgagacatattttttataaccTATTAAGTTTTGGGTTTCACTTTTTGTTGATTTACTCCTGCATTAAGAAtggtatttttaataataatgcttttgttcatatatatatatatatatatatatatatatatatatatatgaatttggatttttgaaagTTCGGTTGATCCCTTTAGTTGGTTACTTGctgggttgtcaagctcataaactTGTGCTTATTTTTTTCAGATTAAGAGTAAATTAGGCTCGCAAATAACTTAGTGTTGAGCATCAAGTACTTGGAGTATCTTCGAAGTAgatcaaactattattattattattattattattattattattattattattattattattattatgtttgttaTAGGACCATGTTGTAGGCCTTGAACTTTGTTTAGAACCTTCTATACTCTAAAGCTGATCGActttttatattctaaaattttatggTTCTCTAGAGTTTTGTGGTTTCTTTGATCATAGGTTCTAAGGCCTTGCAAGCCTATTAGATCCCCATCCTATGGGTATGCAACCATTTATTTACACTTTGAGACAGCTAAGGATCATGTTCGGGGCATGACACTTATGTTATCTTCAAATGGATGATATATTCACAagaaatatatgcatatatataattcattgaTCATGTCGATGATGAATGTACActgttctattattttatatcattttgtgcactcattaggcatgtattagaagtatattgtgaaattcaacatagtgtgttttgtatgCTCAGGCTTCGGACAatacttaaagatgagagaaaacCAAAAGAAGTGTTCTATActcaaaatgaagaagatggagctctctttGTATTGATcgaataaggacaaggcaaacaggATGGTTTTCGGGCAGCTTACGGACTGGCTTACGGCAGTAAAcctcttctagagaaccttgcatGCATGCTTATTCCAATAAGGAGGAGTATAGAGTCAAACCAGAGGACCTTATGTGCAAGACTTaggcccgtaaggaccatctagaggagtTTACGATCAGAGCTTACGCCCATAAGGGGGTCACAAGGTCAACACAGAGAAACTTATGATCCAACACTTACGGCCGTAAACTGGGCTTTAACACAAGCCAAAAGACTTTATGGACAGGACTTACGACCATAAGTGATCCTGTAAGGCTCGCGACCCATCATCTCCAACTCCTTACGATCATGTTCTTACGCCCGTAAGTAGCCCGTAAGAGGCACAATATAAATAGacctgatgaggatttttaaggTAATCTTTGAATTCTTTTCTTGAAAACAAGGCTAAGGAAGAAGGGAGGTGAATCTCCATGggctaattatatatttttgaagtgGATTTGACTCTATTATTGTGGAGAGGAAGATTGTAGCcttcaagctcaccttggcggcATTTGTGGAAGGTTCTTGGGAGTTTTTCGGCGATCAACCTTTGGCACAATTGAGAATGGGGTTTCATGTTTATGTTCATTCTCTTCATGTCttgtaatttgaattattgccctccattaatggagggctaatttcttAGATGTTTGGCATAAgggttttatcttttgacattggttgtgaaTCTTGTTGCTTTActaattatttcttaattgcaatccatgttatttgaattacttgcatgtttgtattgcttgattgctattgttgcgaaagccctagttatcatattcAATGCCgcgattagagggaattgtgagtaagcctaaaAATAAGGCACTTTGAAGAATTCTTCTCCCTTAATCCTCCCGAGTGGGTTAACAAGTATttccgtgctctttgcaatcatgtggaatagattttatgagaaatcgcatttctattCTATATTCGGATTAGGAGTAATCTCTTAGCAAGAAAGGATTActtaagaaattcttgttaactcACATTAGAAATTCTATTGGGTGGTGATTATATCAACATTGTACCGATTCAATTACTTTTCACCCTTGAAAGagaggtttagtataatttagaaaatctctcggttcaaataggattgcatgtttagatgACCTTTGTCCTATACATgacaaaaccctagagggatgatATGCCCGGACATTGCTTCTTCCCCTGATTTCTCTactctttattttgtatttttttctcttattttctagtttgtttGTTGACACACATCACTACTTGGGTTTAGGCTAACTTTCAGAATTATGGTTACTACTAAAAATCTCGATCTTCTCTGTGGACCAACGTCCCCTTttttagcactttattacacaattggcacgtacacttgcatctCTATCAATCCAACTACCACAAACCTACATGTGGTAAGTTTCTTTAAAATGACTATATTCATTACTCTCCACCTTTTTTATATGAAGTAATTCCAAATCTGAAGTAACCATTTGCAACCAATGTCGCTAGAAATATTTAAGATTTAAATATCATAACAAAGTaccaaaagagaaagaattctaaggaaattaattaataaaatgctAGAAAAACATGATCTCTCATGAACTAAATATGACAGAATGTTACACTTGTTCAACAACAAAGGAGTCATGGAGATGCTGATGAACATTAACAGGGTTGTTATCACTGTCGAGCTTATCTCCAATCTCAACACATGGATGAGCAATAGCTTGTGTGGAAGTAGTCGCACTCTTACTTAATGATCCTTTGTTCTTCCTGTATATCATATATAGTATAAGTTGCATTGCACCTAGCACACTTCCACATCCATTTGGTATCTACACAAGTGAAATGATAGTAATAAGACAATTTTACCCTCCATGTGTAAAACTAGTTAgggtttgagaattttttttcaagaaatcctataaaaattttgaaaaagaatacCGCAATGAAGATGTCATGACCAAAGAGGCCATAGATGAACCAAAATGTAGCACACAAAAAGACAAGCAATGACAGTAAGAAAGGCATGAACTCCACGCTTTTTGTTTTGATCACCAAACTCTACAcgtaaaatgaaaatattacataaataaaatatttaaatatgatatCAATAAAAGATTTTCAACATAATATTTGCATTACCATGACAGCAAGTGGTGAGCCGTACATGCAGACAGAGAATATGACAGCAGCAGAACCACAAAATACTTTTCGAGTTTGACCATGGATTGCTAATACAGAGACTAGAGCAACCGAGGTAAATATGGTTACAACTAGTGCTAATAAGCCCATCATATGTGACTTTACCTTCTTTGGAGCATATATCAAGAAGATGGTAACATATACAAACTCAATCACTGCCCCTGTGCCATTGATCGTTGATACAAGTAGATTATTTGGAGACACAAATGGCAGACCATACCTTCATATcaataaaaatctattattcattatttattattcatcttataaataattaaagaagtAAGATGCCACACACAAAATAATTATatccatataattaattatgccTTGATATGGAGCCTatcaaaaccaatatatatatatatatatatatatatatatatatatatatatatatatatatatatattaagtaaaaaCTCGAACTTACTTTGGCTTGAaatttaactatatataatatatatgaaagaagACATTGGAAGGTAGTCtggaatatttatataatttgaagACAAAAAAGTATAACttacatttttaattagtaataGCAGAAAAGTGTACATGAGAAAGCATACCAAGCGGAGAGAAGGCAGTTGAGAAGAGTCATGTTGTATGGCACCCCTGAAAAGTCCTCTGTGGTCTTCTTCTTAATGATCCTCCTAAATGTAACcctataaaataaaagttatagTTTAACCATAAAATCCATTGAAAAttacaataaaagataaatttaatgaatttcATATAATTCATGCATGAATGACTATGAAATGATCCAAGAGAAATCAATAAATCAATAgttagtaaagaaaaagaagaaggattcTTATTCTTACGTTggagataagaaaagaaagagagcaatAGCATTCCCTGCTCAAAGTACacgaaaaaaattaaaaacataaccaAGAATCAAACGCTTAAACATTAGAAAGGATATATAACAAGAAGAGTTCATACCTAAAACTCCAAACAAGAAATGCAAGACTTGCATTTCTCCTCACCTTGAAGAGCAAAATCTCTAACAAATTAAAGAAGCTTGAAAGAAGAGTTGAATGAAGTTCCAAGCTCTTCCTTGTGCTCTCTATATCTCTTTGTATGGTGTTATATAGAAAGACgaaggaaaagaagagaaggGTAGTTGGAAAAACAATTAAGTGATACAAACTTTTGCATTCAATATTTTATGCTTATCCACTTCTTCAAATTGTTGCAATGTTGCCTTTCTTAGTTCTCTTGACAACACatcacacacactctctctctctctctaaaatgAAGTTATACGTGGAACGATGTAGAGTTTTGGCAGATTCTTGGGGTTCACAAGCACATACATACACTAGATTAGCGGTGTGTGTTCATCAGCATACTTCTGGTTCCCAAATTAGAGTACAGTGGGATGGTTTTGGAAACACAGGAATTTTATGTTAAAAGGTCAATTCATATCTAGCATTTTAGTAGTTCACTCAAGATATAAATGAATTATAAATCCTATagtctttatttatatatgggGTTTTATTTTGGGTTAATTTTCAAGCTAGTCAATATTCATTCGAATTCTTTTTTGAGTTTGAATTAAGGGTTAGTATTTATTCTTCTTgagttcaaatatatattttttcaaaaaataaaatttacggGGATAGAAAGAGAggtgtgtgtttgttttttacttattatttttttttacttatatagaGACCATATTGTCTTATTTTAAGTTGATtcatattcattttatttttttaattttaattataggTTAATGTTTATTCTATTTACATTcaagtttatttgtattttaaaattaaagtttgaaaATGATCACTAAATTTTCTATTCACGCATCTTTTATATAAAAGTGACGAATTCAACGAGGTCATAGTTTATCCACACCGTAGATtccaaaagaaatagaataatacatatatacaaatGTCTTTATATGATGTTGAAAGGTGTTAAGAATTTGTTTTCTTGCCCATAAGGGAAGGAGATGAGTTCAATTGATAGGGACCATTTCTTATTTAGATTACATGTTCAATTTATAAATTCATCTTGTGATTTCATATTTTagtgatgataaaaaaaatttcttttattacatattaattattcgtgaactttaaaaatatatacattaagCTTTAGTGAACTTTAATTTggagactttttttttaattcataaatctTGGCTATCAATTTGcacaagttatatatatatatatatatatatattataattatagatGTGTTTGTGCACAAAGTTGGGTTTTTTGTTATAGTTTGCATCCtaactaataaatttaaaaattagctACTTGTAACTAGATTGAGTTTAAACAAGGgacaaaataacaatttaaaaatagctATTTGTAGATTGAGCTGAAACAAGGGACAAAGTGAAAGAGAGTTTAGTCTCACCTATTAAGTGAAATACAAATTCCTTTTTACTagaataagaaagaaataaacTCTTAGATACTCAATACACATGGTAACATACATATACTTTGTCAAACACAACTTCTGAAAATATGTTTGAAGCActatttattattgaaaatttattaaaatatgaacTCAAATTTATTACCatttattgaattgaattaattaaaaaattacaactttacaaatatatatataatattatataatttatataattatgatgGAGATTAATAAAGATTAGTTGAGATTGAAGATAaaaagtttaagaaaaaaataaatagggtACTTGATAGGGACAtaagtgtacgtgccgatcgcgtaataaagtgtgtaaGTGCAGAATGTCGATCAACAAGGAATGAGGTGAATAGTAGTAATGACTCTGGacccaaaaaatagcctaaacaATCAAGCGATGTATGTGTGAAGAAAAGCAaatgaacataagaaaataCCAGAGGTaacaggagagaaatcaaggaaaaaagcGATGTCTGGGCATAGCATTCCTCTAGGATTATGAGGTACAGGACAATGGTTATCTAAACATGTAATCTTATTTGAACTAAAAGATTtccagaaatatacaaaaccctgatttctcaggcGAACTGTAACTAAATAGGTGAGGagttgatacagacatccacacaatcgcattaacactctatgaaacctcattgtggtctaatgataatctcttaagtagataatctcctcccaaaaaaagaaattacctctaatccgaatacagagtagaaatgagatttctcctaaaatcaaCTCCagatgattgcaaagagcacggaaattatcatcaatccactTGGAAGGATTGTGGAAGATAAAGTCTAATAGATACCCTAACCAtaggtgtacccactatcctctcaaaTTGGGTTAAATCTATGCTATTTGCAAGTAGCAATATTAAGTATGATTGATAGGGTTTTCGCCtcgttagcaatcaagcattcaatcacacaattagactcaaataggtataattgcaaataagaaatcaattaagtatcaaagatccaacaaccaaagtcaagaaaataaactctAGAGTTTAACTATATCCATACATCCACAAATTTGGCcaccattaatggagggcaagcattcaagatacaaataatggaggaaaagatgaaagccatgaaaaccctCCTTTTCAATCTCTAGGATGAAGAATCGCCAGAGAAGCTTCCACGCACACAAGAATTACTCTCCAAATCGCTCCTTAAGTACTGGAGAttcatctcttttcttcctcaacctcgcCTACAAGAATCGCCCCCaaagaatagaaagatagaatagaagatggcttaaaaatcctcataagttatatttatacccgactgccTATGGGctgcttacgggcataagggTTAGGTCGTAAGTGAGCTGGAGAATATGGTCGTGAGCCTTACGGGatgacttatggccgtaagccccgtccgtaaggtcttctgtttgtcTTGTATTCTAGCTTACTGCCGTAAGTGCTAGACTGTAAACTTCACTATTCTGTTCCTTGTGACAACCCTTACAGGCATATGATGTGATCGGAAACTCCTTTGGATAGTCTTTACAGGGGTAAGTCttgcccgtaaggtcctctaAACTAGCTTTGAATCCATTTTATGAGCATAACCATGCCAGCAAGGTCTTCTGGAATTGACTTACAGCGGTAAAGCTGGCCTTAAGCTACCTGTAAACCACCCAGTTTGTCATGTCCTTATTATagtgatgccaagagagctctAAATTCATCATTTGAGGTCTAAAAGGCTTTTTTTAGCTCTCCCTCATCTTGAAGTGCTACCCTAAGCCTGTTGATGAGTGTACATTATTCGCATATTCATAtctatttgtacactcatttggtaTGCATTAGAACTATAATGTGGAATTTGGTACTAAATATCATGTGTTTTGCATTAATAGACTTAGGGTAGTGcctacaagtaagggagatctaaaagaagaaatttagaccaaaaacgatgaagttggagctctctcggcatcattagaacaaggacaaggcaaattgGGTGGCTTACGGTGGTAAATATAGTCAAGAAGACCTTGCAGGCATGCTTATTCCCGTAAAGAGGATTCAAAGTcaattcagaggaccttacgAGCAAGGTTTACGCCCataaggaccatctagaggagcttacaaCCTCAATGCACGCCCGTAAGGACAGTCGCAAGAAGCAAACAAAGAAGCTTACTGTCCAGCGCTTACAGCAgtaagctggaccgtaacatatttagaagaccttacggataaggcttacagc
It encodes:
- the LOC120276344 gene encoding bidirectional sugar transporter SWEET1a-like; the protein is MQVLHFLFGVLGNAIALFLFLSPTVTFRRIIKKKTTEDFSGVPYNMTLLNCLLSAWYGLPFVSPNNLLVSTINGTGAVIEFVYVTIFLIYAPKKVKSHMMGLLALVVTIFTSVALVSVLAIHGQTRKVFCGSAAVIFSVCMYGSPLAVMSLVIKTKSVEFMPFLLSLLVFLCATFWFIYGLFGHDIFIAIPNGCGSVLGAMQLILYMIYRKNKGSLSKSATTSTQAIAHPCVEIGDKLDSDNNPVNVHQHLHDSFVVEQV